The following are encoded in a window of Centroberyx gerrardi isolate f3 chromosome 1, fCenGer3.hap1.cur.20231027, whole genome shotgun sequence genomic DNA:
- the lrrc4cb gene encoding leucine-rich repeat-containing protein 4C, with protein sequence MLNTMISSLQRQTMRGRRLKGALSNPLFVLLLALQILVVAGLVRAQTCPSVCSCSNQFSKVICTRRSLRDVPDGISTNTRYLNLQDNLIQVIKVDSFKHLRHLEILQLSKNHIRSIEIGAFNGLASLNTLELFDNRLTTIPNGAFEYLSKLKELWLRNNPIESIPSYAFNRVPSLRRLDLGELKRLSYISDGAFKDLSNLRYLNLGMCNLKEIPNILPLVRLEELEMSGNQLSVIQPSAFTGLVNLQKLWMMHAQIQIIERNSFDDLQSLVELNLAHNNLTLLPHDLFTPLHRLERVHLHHNPWNCNCDILWLSWWLKETVPANTSCCARCHTPANYKGRYIGELDHSYFQCDVPVIVEPPTDLNVTEGMGAELKCRTSSLTSISWLTPNGSLVTHGAYKVRLSVLNDGTLNFTSVTMQDTGTYTCMVSNTAGNISASAVLNVTSVENSGVTYFTTVTVETIETPGDEFQTPPPPFGWVSSSTTKGPPVSTRTTERTYTIPVLDLDGEGALNGLDEVMKTTKIIIGCFVAITLMAAVLLVIFYKMRKQHNQQDPDGPASSMEVITVEEELAGVAAMERHLSLPPLEHYNHYNTYKSTYHHPPMLSTIHNSATQEPLLIQACSKDNVQETQI encoded by the coding sequence ATGCTGAACACAATGATCTCCTCCCTCCAGCGCCAGACAATGAGAGGTCGTAGGCTGAAGGGGGCGCTGTCCAACCCCCTCTTTGTGCTGCTGTTGGCCCTTCAGATCTTGGTGGTGGCTGGGCTTGTTCGTGCCCAGACCTGTCCTTCTGTCTGCTCATGCAGTAACCAGTTCAGCAAAGTCATCTGCACCCGTCGCAGTCTACGGGATGTCCCAGATGGCATTTCCACCAACACTCGTTACCTAAATCTCCAGGACAACCTCATCCAGGTCATTAAGGTGGACAGTTTCAAACACCTGCGCCATCTGGAGATCCTGCAGCTGAGCAAGAACCACATCCGCAGCATCGAAATTGGCGCCTTCAATGGGCTGGCCAGTCTCAACACTTTGGAGCTCTTTGATAATCGTCTCACGACAATCCCCAATGGAGCCTTTGAGTACTTGTCCAAGCTGAAGGAATTGTGGCTTCGGAACAACCCCATCGAGAGTATACCATCCTATGCCTTCAACCGGGTGCCCTCGCTACGAAGGCTGGACCTAGGCGAGCTCAAACGCCTCTCCTACATTTCTGACGGAGCTTTCAAGGACTTGAGTAACCTGCGCTATCTGAACCTGGGAATGTGCAACCTCAAGGAGATCCCCAACATCTTACCTTTGGTCCGGCTTGAAGAGCTAGAAATGTCAGGCAACCAGCTCTCTGTTATCCAGCCCAGCGCTTTCACAGGATTAGTGAACCTCCAGAAGCTGTGGATGATGCATGCCCAGATCCAAATCATTGAGAGAAATTCCTTTGATGACCTGCAGTCACTGGTGGAGCTCAACCTGGCCCATAACAACCTTACCTTGCTACCACATGATCTCTTCACTCCTTTGCATCGCCTTGAGCGGGTCCACCTTCATCACAACCCCTGGAACTGCAACTGTGACATCTTGTGGCTCAGCTGGTGGCTAAAGGAGACAGTGCCTGCCAACACCAGCTGCTGTGCCCGTTGCCATACACCTGCAAACTACAAAGGTCGCTACATTGGGGAATTAGACCACAGCTACTTCCAGTGCGATGTTCCTGTCATTGTGGAGCCGCCAACTGACCTGAATGTGACAGAAGGAATGGGTGCAGAGCTTAAATGCCGTACGAGCTCGTTGACATCCATCAGCTGGCTTACACCGAATGGCTCATTGGTGACACACGGAGCTTATAAAGTGCGCTTGTCTGTACTCAATGATGGGACACTGAACTTTACTAGTGTCACGATGCAGGACACTGGGACTTACACCTGTATGGTTAGCAACACAGCAGGCAACATCTCTGCCTCTGCTGTGCTTAATGTCACCTCAGTGGAAAACAGCGGGGTGACCTATTTTACAACAGTCACAGTGGAGACGATTGAAACACCTGGGGATGAGTTCCAaaccccacctcctccttttgGCTGGGTGTCATCCTCAACCACAAAAGGTCCTCCAGTTTCAACAAGGACCACAGAGCGGACTTACACCATTCCAGTTCTTGATCTGGACGGAGAGGGAGCCCTCAATGGCCTGGATGAGGTGATGAAAACCACCAAGATTATCATCGGCTGCTTTGTGGCCATCACGCTTATGGCCGCTGTTCTGCTGGTCATTTTCTACAAGATGAGGAAGCAGCATAACCAGCAGGATCCCGATGGCCCTGCGTCCTCCATGGAGGTCATTACTGTTGAGGAAGAGCTTGCAGGCGTCGCCGCCATGGAGAGGCACCTATCGCTGCCCCCACTGGAGCATTACAACCACTACAACACCTACAAGAGCACTTACCACCACCCCCCTATGCTCAGTACCATACACAACTCGGCCACACAGGAACCTTTACTGATTCAAGCCTGCTCAAAAGACAATGTACAAGAGACCCAAATCTGA